From a region of the Methanobacterium sp. genome:
- a CDS encoding methanogenesis marker 2 protein, protein MDLTTLIDSLRNFEGITRKNHIKDVTDILKDTYNIAGKTILSFGDDASAIDIGDGKLALLAADGMWGKLMEADPYWAGYCSVLVNVNDIAAMGGKPIGMTNVISTPDDEICHQIMEGINDGVKKFGVPMVGGHLHPDTPYNALDVSITGIVGKDEIITSCDANIGDEIIVAIDIDGQLHPKFNLNWDTTTMKSSKLVQAQIDVMNMIGRKKLVTSGKDISNPGTLGTLGMLLETSGVGATVEIEKIPRNETVDWEQWLKLYPGAGFVLTARSKTAPECIELLKEVNITAAVVGNIIEERKFYITHKNQKEVLFDFKKDGITGINDELS, encoded by the coding sequence ATGGATTTAACCACACTTATTGATTCTTTAAGGAATTTTGAAGGAATTACAAGGAAAAACCATATAAAAGATGTAACAGACATCTTAAAGGACACCTACAATATTGCAGGGAAAACAATTTTAAGTTTTGGTGATGATGCATCTGCAATAGACATTGGAGATGGGAAATTAGCTCTTCTTGCAGCAGATGGAATGTGGGGAAAGTTAATGGAAGCCGATCCTTACTGGGCGGGTTACTGTTCTGTTTTAGTTAACGTCAACGACATTGCAGCAATGGGAGGCAAACCTATTGGAATGACCAACGTTATATCAACCCCTGACGATGAAATATGCCATCAAATTATGGAAGGCATAAATGATGGAGTTAAAAAATTCGGTGTTCCCATGGTGGGAGGACATTTACACCCCGATACTCCTTACAACGCATTAGATGTGTCAATTACCGGGATTGTAGGTAAAGATGAGATTATTACAAGCTGCGATGCAAATATTGGTGATGAAATTATAGTTGCAATTGACATTGACGGCCAATTACATCCAAAATTCAATTTAAATTGGGATACAACTACAATGAAAAGTTCCAAGCTTGTTCAGGCCCAAATTGATGTGATGAACATGATAGGCAGGAAAAAACTTGTGACATCCGGTAAAGACATAAGTAATCCTGGAACGTTAGGCACACTGGGAATGTTGCTTGAAACATCTGGTGTAGGTGCAACTGTTGAAATTGAAAAGATCCCACGAAATGAAACCGTAGATTGGGAGCAATGGCTTAAATTATATCCTGGAGCAGGTTTTGTTTTAACTGCTAGAAGTAAAACGGCACCAGAATGTATTGAGTTACTTAAAGAAGTTAATATTACAGCGGCAGTTGTTGGAAATATTATTGAAGAAAGAAAATTTTATATAACTCATAAAAATCAAAAAGAAGTTCTTTTCGACTTTAAAAAAGATGGAATAACTGGTATTAATGATGAACTATCATAA
- a CDS encoding radical SAM protein — MKESKFAHMTKVHPCFNEKMHDKVGRIHVPIAPKCNIQCNFCTRDINKCEVRPGVTARVMNVEDAIEHVRKVTGEMPISVVGVAGPGDALFNEETFEFFKRVDEEFPDLIKCMSTNGLLLPDKADILADIHINTITVTVNAIDPEIGKEIYAGVFYDGKIYKGEEGFKLLSKNQLEGIEKISEKGIVVKVNAVLIPGLNDEHIVDIAKEVKKRGASLMNVIPLIPLNKFKDLEKPNCAQISEVRDKVEEIIPVFRACTQCRADAYGVPGKEDKHLDMTPASHY, encoded by the coding sequence ATGAAAGAAAGTAAATTTGCCCACATGACTAAAGTACACCCCTGTTTTAATGAAAAAATGCACGATAAAGTTGGAAGAATCCACGTTCCAATCGCCCCTAAATGTAATATTCAATGTAATTTCTGCACAAGAGACATTAACAAATGTGAAGTCCGTCCTGGAGTCACAGCAAGAGTAATGAATGTTGAAGATGCAATAGAGCATGTTAGAAAAGTTACAGGCGAAATGCCAATTTCTGTTGTTGGTGTTGCAGGTCCTGGCGATGCACTATTTAATGAAGAAACATTTGAATTCTTTAAAAGGGTTGATGAAGAATTCCCTGATTTAATTAAATGTATGAGTACAAACGGGCTTTTGTTACCTGATAAAGCTGATATACTTGCAGATATACATATAAACACCATAACAGTAACAGTAAACGCCATTGACCCTGAAATAGGTAAAGAAATTTATGCTGGGGTCTTTTATGATGGGAAAATCTATAAAGGAGAAGAAGGATTCAAATTACTCTCTAAAAATCAGCTTGAAGGCATAGAAAAGATATCCGAAAAGGGTATTGTTGTTAAAGTAAATGCAGTGCTGATTCCTGGATTAAATGACGAACATATTGTGGATATAGCCAAAGAAGTTAAAAAACGAGGCGCATCCCTTATGAATGTAATTCCACTTATACCTCTTAACAAGTTTAAAGACCTTGAAAAACCGAATTGTGCCCAAATCAGTGAAGTAAGAGATAAAGTAGAAGAAATCATTCCCGTATTTAGAGCATGCACCCAATGCAGGGCTGATGCATACGGTGTTCCTGGTAAAGAAGATAAACATTTAGATATGACTCCTGCAAGTCATTATTAA
- a CDS encoding orotate phosphoribosyltransferase, which translates to MKNKKNELIELLKEKEVVKFGKFILSSGKESDYYVNMKMAITNPQILKAIAIIVSSQIIDDNINKVAGPALGAVPIATAVSLESEIPMLMVRKAKKGYGTSQLIEGELKEGDSIIVVEDVTTTGNSLIKAIKALEENGGKVKKAVVVVDRAEGAIENLKNEGIVLEPLISINDFNK; encoded by the coding sequence ATGAAAAACAAAAAAAACGAGCTCATAGAACTCCTTAAAGAAAAAGAAGTTGTAAAATTTGGCAAATTTATACTCTCATCTGGAAAAGAAAGCGATTATTATGTTAACATGAAAATGGCTATAACCAACCCTCAAATCCTTAAAGCCATTGCAATAATCGTGTCCAGCCAAATAATTGATGATAATATAAATAAAGTAGCAGGACCTGCTTTAGGTGCCGTTCCCATTGCCACAGCAGTTTCTCTTGAATCAGAAATTCCAATGCTAATGGTGCGGAAAGCTAAAAAAGGATATGGCACATCACAACTTATAGAAGGAGAACTAAAAGAAGGAGACTCTATAATTGTGGTTGAAGATGTAACTACAACTGGTAATTCCCTTATAAAAGCCATTAAAGCCCTTGAAGAAAATGGCGGAAAGGTTAAAAAGGCAGTTGTGGTTGTTGATAGGGCTGAAGGTGCGATTGAAAATCTTAAAAATGAGGGAATTGTTTTAGAACCTTTAATTTCAATAAATGACTTCAATAAATAA
- a CDS encoding methanogenesis marker 17 protein translates to MLVECYDEDGAEVYEMIIKQIIQDVQVSRAIDDMKVFVDPREPVFIIVVKFKKAASPITIDDFTEYKYDKNENKIYIKVKDETYLPELLKKLWETEGREKIQQPSRFEVTINGPKSEIKGIVIHDPKDDLKKKIYDAIFRIIPEGFKVIRHNSKEDIIAMVCSDEIIKDEWIKKEEKMIKDLT, encoded by the coding sequence ATGTTAGTTGAATGTTACGATGAAGATGGTGCAGAAGTTTATGAGATGATCATAAAACAAATCATACAAGACGTGCAAGTTTCAAGAGCAATAGACGACATGAAAGTCTTTGTAGACCCCAGAGAACCTGTATTTATTATTGTAGTTAAATTTAAAAAAGCTGCATCCCCCATTACTATTGATGATTTTACTGAATATAAATATGATAAAAATGAAAATAAAATTTATATAAAAGTTAAAGATGAAACATATCTTCCAGAACTACTGAAAAAACTATGGGAAACAGAAGGCAGAGAAAAAATACAGCAGCCCAGCAGATTTGAAGTGACAATAAACGGTCCTAAGAGTGAAATTAAAGGTATAGTCATCCATGACCCTAAAGATGATTTAAAAAAGAAGATATACGACGCTATATTTAGAATTATTCCAGAAGGTTTTAAGGTTATCAGACACAATTCTAAGGAAGATATCATTGCAATGGTATGTTCTGACGAAATAATCAAGGATGAATGGATTAAAAAAGAAGAAAAAATGATTAAAGACCTAACATGA
- a CDS encoding methanogenesis marker 5 protein gives MKIAIFPPNSLILADLVERHGHEALALQKEIRKKVIDPEIDSPPFNITQDEPIKGLKYAAIEVPSGVRGRMAIFGPLIDEAEAAIIMEEAPYGFGCIGCARTNELSMFYLRKKNIPILELQYPTNQEEAIDIVNKINTFLDELEEKNG, from the coding sequence TTGAAAATAGCTATATTTCCTCCAAATTCACTAATTTTAGCTGATTTAGTGGAAAGACATGGGCATGAAGCCCTCGCATTACAAAAAGAAATAAGAAAAAAAGTAATAGATCCAGAAATAGATTCACCTCCATTTAATATTACCCAAGACGAACCAATAAAAGGTTTAAAATATGCTGCAATTGAAGTTCCATCAGGTGTAAGGGGAAGAATGGCCATATTCGGACCATTAATTGATGAAGCTGAAGCTGCAATAATTATGGAAGAAGCACCCTATGGATTTGGATGTATAGGCTGTGCAAGAACAAATGAACTTTCAATGTTTTATTTAAGAAAGAAAAATATCCCCATTTTAGAGCTTCAATATCCTACAAACCAGGAAGAAGCAATAGACATAGTAAACAAGATTAACACTTTCCTAGATGAACTGGAGGAAAAAAATGGTTAA
- a CDS encoding DUF2117 domain-containing protein — translation MKIGVVVHGPYIVDSGYAEKILNLLGDYGEVSARLGGTMGRTAVHDAHLEDRIDISQKLLPSESVDKFTPECDVIFLINYGKSSVTGHAFGFKVFNHCKSKPPLIQIERPGESDGSIISWDNSLNKLAEDISEILNLKIVSPLEIEEQMAFNKVTKTERSIAGVSSNENIFVNGIVVGKSTSSEVILVAENGLITKIIGGDLKEHGVKKLGKIDLQKAIIKTGLLRRSEITPRVLKSCRNSHNFCVAFLDHAAEDIYKLKDVDMVVTVGDDTTLVAGDILYRFNVPIIGITDGDIDKVVEKGFKASESLIIELENGLDDVIGKKIFHELFNEEEIIEIENIENFKNEILQIINHTSTYYKIKEN, via the coding sequence ATGAAAATTGGTGTTGTTGTACATGGCCCTTATATAGTTGATTCTGGCTATGCAGAGAAAATTTTGAACTTACTTGGAGATTATGGCGAAGTAAGTGCACGGCTTGGCGGTACAATGGGCAGAACCGCGGTGCATGATGCTCATCTTGAAGATAGAATTGATATAAGCCAAAAATTACTTCCAAGTGAATCAGTTGACAAGTTCACCCCCGAATGTGATGTTATTTTTCTAATTAATTATGGAAAATCCAGTGTAACTGGCCATGCCTTTGGATTTAAAGTATTCAATCATTGCAAGAGTAAACCTCCATTAATTCAAATTGAAAGGCCAGGAGAATCCGATGGAAGCATTATATCGTGGGATAATAGCTTAAATAAACTTGCAGAAGATATATCTGAGATTTTAAACTTAAAAATAGTTTCTCCCCTTGAAATTGAAGAACAAATGGCATTTAATAAAGTAACTAAGACTGAAAGAAGCATTGCCGGAGTTTCTTCTAATGAAAATATATTTGTTAATGGAATTGTTGTGGGTAAATCCACTTCATCTGAGGTTATTTTAGTTGCAGAAAATGGTTTAATAACCAAAATAATTGGAGGAGACCTTAAAGAGCACGGCGTGAAAAAATTAGGTAAAATAGACCTCCAGAAAGCCATAATAAAAACAGGATTACTTAGAAGATCAGAAATCACTCCTAGAGTGCTTAAATCATGTAGAAATAGCCATAATTTTTGTGTGGCATTTTTAGATCATGCAGCAGAGGATATTTACAAATTAAAAGATGTTGATATGGTCGTTACAGTTGGTGATGATACCACACTTGTTGCGGGAGATATTTTATATAGATTTAATGTGCCTATAATCGGTATCACCGATGGAGATATTGATAAAGTTGTTGAAAAAGGATTTAAAGCAAGTGAATCTTTGATAATTGAACTTGAAAATGGATTAGACGATGTTATTGGTAAAAAAATCTTTCATGAGCTTTTTAATGAAGAAGAAATCATAGAAATAGAAAATATCGAAAATTTTAAAAATGAAATACTACAAATCATTAACCATACATCCACTTACTATAAAATAAAAGAAAACTGA
- a CDS encoding molybdenum cofactor biosynthesis protein MoaB, with protein sequence MKSKSMDEHKKKAPKSVNCAVITLSDSKYNDFLKQDNNDISGGIIKDALSEKHNIVFYSIIPDDAELLYSTINQITEDHEADVIITTGGTGIGPRDITIETLKEIFDKELNGFGEIFRYESYKELGTGAILSRATAGVYNGVLIVSMPGSPNAVNLGLKIVLPELGHLVKHLKE encoded by the coding sequence ATGAAAAGTAAAAGTATGGATGAGCATAAGAAAAAAGCTCCAAAATCTGTAAATTGTGCAGTTATAACTTTAAGCGACTCAAAATATAATGATTTTCTAAAACAGGATAATAATGACATCTCTGGAGGCATAATAAAAGATGCATTAAGCGAAAAACACAACATCGTGTTTTATTCAATCATACCTGACGATGCAGAACTCCTTTATTCAACAATTAATCAAATAACAGAAGATCATGAAGCTGATGTTATTATAACAACTGGTGGCACAGGAATTGGGCCTCGAGACATAACAATTGAAACTTTAAAGGAAATATTTGATAAAGAATTAAATGGATTTGGAGAAATATTTAGATATGAATCATATAAAGAACTGGGAACTGGGGCTATTTTAAGCAGGGCAACAGCAGGTGTTTATAATGGTGTATTAATAGTTTCAATGCCGGGATCGCCAAATGCAGTTAATTTAGGTTTAAAAATTGTATTGCCTGAGCTAGGACATCTTGTCAAACATTTAAAAGAATAG
- a CDS encoding ribonuclease VapC, protein MHKKIFVLDASSIIGGFYSKLESNFTTSSALLEIKDLKSSLLLETALKEGRIKIEEPDMEDLIECDKIIKSSGDILRLSDVDKSIVALALKFKRNSFKPVVMTDDYSMQNALKTANIGYKSILTDGIKEIYNWVKICKGCKKKYSYNYQFEDCEICGSPIMKKRIKTKK, encoded by the coding sequence ATGCATAAAAAAATATTTGTACTTGATGCCTCCTCAATCATAGGTGGCTTTTATTCTAAATTAGAATCCAATTTTACAACAAGTAGTGCCCTTTTAGAAATTAAAGACTTAAAATCAAGCTTATTATTAGAAACTGCCTTGAAAGAGGGGAGAATTAAGATAGAAGAACCTGACATGGAAGATTTGATTGAATGTGATAAAATAATTAAATCTTCTGGAGATATTCTACGACTTTCAGATGTGGATAAAAGTATTGTTGCCCTTGCATTGAAATTTAAAAGGAATAGTTTTAAGCCTGTGGTAATGACTGATGATTATTCCATGCAAAATGCATTAAAAACTGCAAATATAGGTTATAAAAGTATTTTAACTGACGGGATTAAAGAAATATATAATTGGGTTAAAATTTGTAAAGGTTGTAAAAAAAAATATTCTTACAACTACCAGTTTGAGGATTGTGAGATCTGTGGTTCTCCAATTATGAAAAAGAGGATAAAAACTAAAAAGTAG
- a CDS encoding PRC-barrel domain-containing protein: protein MRVANDIIGKEVLDSSATVIGKVKDMEVNLGTKKIEAIVINKGSFSESIGISKEENVIPYEMVKQIGDKILLKEHIDEPGLETQDLGL, encoded by the coding sequence ATGAGAGTAGCCAACGATATTATTGGAAAAGAAGTTTTAGATAGTTCAGCGACTGTTATTGGTAAAGTAAAAGATATGGAAGTAAATCTAGGCACTAAAAAGATTGAAGCAATCGTAATAAACAAAGGAAGTTTTTCTGAAAGTATTGGGATATCTAAGGAAGAAAATGTTATTCCTTATGAGATGGTTAAACAAATAGGAGACAAAATACTCCTTAAAGAACATATAGACGAACCAGGGTTAGAAACCCAAGATTTAGGGTTATAA
- a CDS encoding methanogenesis marker 6 protein — protein sequence MSPKTENSEVTRMIILGPSSNINPAELVQKLHMLELPLTIKSTCYGAIIHGDEDVVMDAVKRIRELDPFNIFTKDRGFPPGDPRRCRAKRGAAREGFHQLEKEYELLDCLREAFEHPRKVHVEKPKQISPDLFKKIIKEAEK from the coding sequence ATGTCGCCAAAAACTGAAAATTCTGAAGTCACTCGCATGATAATATTGGGGCCTTCTTCAAATATTAATCCTGCAGAACTCGTCCAGAAACTCCATATGCTGGAATTACCCCTTACTATAAAATCAACGTGTTATGGGGCCATAATTCATGGAGATGAGGATGTTGTTATGGATGCTGTAAAAAGAATAAGGGAATTAGACCCATTTAACATTTTCACAAAAGACAGAGGATTTCCACCAGGAGACCCCAGACGTTGCAGAGCTAAAAGAGGAGCGGCAAGAGAAGGATTTCACCAGCTTGAAAAAGAATATGAATTACTTGATTGCCTAAGAGAAGCATTTGAACATCCCAGAAAAGTTCATGTAGAAAAACCAAAGCAAATTTCGCCAGATTTATTTAAAAAAATAATAAAAGAAGCTGAAAAATAG
- a CDS encoding DUF2111 domain-containing protein — protein MQITSSSKGKEIAPMALAIHKLLNKLPTTMRTKNAKGVRIEDGKVIDFDYTGPVLEKVLNNGKSMREIPESGAYSGIPVVVVPIKEHDKVIGVIGIVDITKGIFSDLKEITRRPELIKPNTQKGEFY, from the coding sequence ATGCAAATAACATCTTCTTCAAAGGGAAAAGAGATAGCACCAATGGCACTTGCTATTCACAAGCTTTTAAATAAATTACCCACAACAATGCGTACAAAAAACGCTAAGGGAGTTAGAATAGAGGACGGTAAAGTAATAGATTTTGATTATACCGGCCCTGTACTGGAAAAAGTACTTAATAACGGCAAATCAATGCGGGAAATTCCTGAAAGCGGTGCTTACTCAGGTATTCCAGTTGTGGTCGTTCCAATAAAAGAACATGACAAAGTTATTGGTGTAATAGGTATTGTTGATATAACAAAAGGAATATTCAGTGACCTTAAAGAAATTACAAGAAGACCCGAACTTATAAAACCCAACACACAAAAGGGGGAGTTTTATTGA
- a CDS encoding methanogenesis marker 3 protein — MIVRVNGEKINLSEGSTIKDAIEAANAPYIEGCVLGVVKGKEEIEKYVNKYKIKTSKGSIIIELLEKDPSNLIQTWKKLYKEFENHRVRWTTSNEVSMGPVKTNLIPTKTEHKYEKWDVIISLSGFTSDATHIIFSKSRHKSVYGVPEGTNGIFAQVVGGKRTLVNLTDDDAITEIKPVVERKSTIKSATITNLDTPVSDGNEIFTHILVKTESKSPNSVEHFFALSEDGKIKVDYESNSFVGFYKLQGLEKNAEYIDQRKRGAVTLRNSGKGMGRVYIYREDRVSTPSHTLIGHVDKGMQLLDIANSGDYVTVKSDPERIITISMTQKDAEEYLSSKGIEHIRDGLKDDDAIIVSQNPQFSMDIIGNKKVKTFGINKNEIIYVDINDNAPRSSWYFQKLTGIIDSPIGSLKVHFAFPGMKVMMFEGNSKDAKGLTPENTPPKCVTAGQIGITNMSRRHVGMIGVRFEDNDEFGPTGEPFGGTNIVGRVVKGLENLEKLKEGDIVYVAKN; from the coding sequence ATGATTGTAAGGGTCAATGGTGAAAAAATAAACCTTTCTGAAGGTTCTACAATTAAAGATGCAATTGAAGCAGCGAATGCACCATATATAGAAGGTTGTGTCCTTGGCGTAGTTAAAGGTAAAGAAGAAATCGAAAAATATGTGAATAAATACAAAATAAAAACTTCTAAAGGAAGCATAATAATTGAATTATTAGAAAAAGACCCTTCAAATTTGATCCAAACATGGAAAAAGCTCTATAAAGAGTTTGAAAATCATAGAGTCCGATGGACCACCTCAAATGAGGTTTCTATGGGGCCAGTTAAGACTAACCTCATTCCAACAAAAACAGAGCATAAATATGAAAAATGGGACGTTATAATAAGTCTTTCAGGCTTTACTTCAGATGCAACCCACATAATATTCAGTAAAAGCCGGCATAAATCTGTGTATGGAGTTCCTGAAGGAACTAATGGGATATTTGCCCAAGTAGTTGGAGGTAAAAGGACTCTGGTTAATCTCACTGATGACGATGCTATAACTGAAATAAAACCAGTTGTAGAAAGAAAAAGTACAATTAAAAGTGCCACTATAACCAATTTAGATACTCCTGTTAGTGATGGAAATGAAATATTTACCCATATTCTTGTTAAAACAGAATCTAAATCCCCTAATTCTGTTGAACACTTTTTTGCATTGTCTGAAGATGGTAAAATCAAAGTGGATTATGAATCAAATTCATTTGTAGGATTTTACAAGTTACAGGGACTTGAAAAGAACGCTGAATACATAGATCAGCGTAAACGTGGTGCAGTTACCCTTAGAAATAGCGGTAAAGGAATGGGACGTGTTTATATCTACAGGGAAGATAGGGTTTCCACACCATCCCACACTCTTATAGGTCATGTCGATAAAGGAATGCAACTCTTGGATATTGCAAATTCAGGAGATTATGTAACGGTTAAATCAGATCCAGAACGAATAATAACCATTTCAATGACTCAAAAGGATGCAGAAGAATATTTATCTTCAAAAGGCATAGAACATATACGTGACGGCTTAAAAGATGATGATGCAATAATTGTAAGCCAGAATCCTCAGTTTTCAATGGACATTATTGGTAACAAAAAGGTAAAAACATTTGGAATCAATAAAAATGAAATAATATATGTAGATATAAATGATAATGCTCCAAGATCATCCTGGTATTTCCAAAAACTCACAGGGATTATTGATTCACCGATAGGCTCCCTTAAAGTGCATTTTGCATTTCCGGGAATGAAGGTGATGATGTTTGAAGGGAACTCTAAAGATGCAAAGGGACTTACCCCTGAAAACACTCCTCCTAAATGCGTAACTGCTGGGCAAATTGGAATAACCAATATGTCACGCCGACATGTTGGAATGATAGGCGTAAGATTTGAAGATAATGACGAATTTGGACCTACAGGAGAGCCATTTGGCGGGACTAACATAGTTGGTAGAGTTGTTAAAGGGCTTGAAAATCTGGAAAAACTGAAAGAGGGAGATATAGTTTATGTCGCCAAAAACTGA
- a CDS encoding methanogenesis marker 15 protein: MVKIAQISCGTEYSGVQKEIEKAAATFGAEITIPEADLDYIDEAYKKFGFNAASSSIRLMIARAMSIVEGKADADAVFIASCFRCAEGALVRNELRRFIQQNTNLPVVTYSFTERTKADELFIRMEALSTIVDRKSLLAREKQEGLTIGVDSGSTTTKVVLMENNKIIGTGWLPTTDVIGSAEEGMKSAFEGTGYKLDDIDGMGVTGYGRLTIGKHFNAALIQEELSVNSKGAVYLADRQRGEATVLDIGGMDNKVITVNDGIPDNFTMGGICAGASGRFLEITSRRLGVDISELGGLALKGNYKHALLNSYCIVFGIQDLVTSLAAGGTKADVAAAACYSVAEQVYEQQLQEIDVREPLIQVGGTSLIEGLVDAVSTVLGGIEIIVPENSQYIGAVGAALLVSGLGKK, encoded by the coding sequence ATGGTTAAAATAGCCCAAATATCCTGTGGAACTGAATACAGTGGTGTTCAGAAGGAAATAGAAAAAGCTGCAGCAACTTTTGGTGCAGAAATTACTATTCCCGAAGCAGATCTAGATTATATTGACGAAGCTTACAAAAAATTCGGTTTTAACGCTGCAAGTTCAAGTATAAGACTAATGATAGCAAGAGCCATGTCCATTGTTGAAGGGAAAGCAGATGCAGATGCAGTATTCATCGCTTCATGCTTTAGATGTGCTGAAGGAGCACTTGTTAGAAACGAATTAAGACGATTTATACAACAAAACACAAATTTACCTGTTGTTACATACTCTTTCACTGAAAGAACCAAAGCTGATGAGCTTTTCATAAGAATGGAAGCATTATCCACCATTGTTGATAGAAAGAGTTTACTGGCACGTGAAAAACAGGAAGGCCTAACAATTGGTGTAGATTCAGGTTCAACAACCACCAAAGTTGTTTTAATGGAAAATAACAAAATAATAGGAACTGGTTGGCTTCCAACAACCGATGTTATTGGATCTGCTGAAGAAGGAATGAAAAGTGCATTTGAAGGCACAGGATACAAATTAGATGACATTGACGGTATGGGAGTGACAGGATACGGAAGATTAACCATAGGAAAACACTTTAACGCTGCTTTAATTCAAGAAGAACTCAGTGTAAACTCCAAAGGAGCAGTTTATCTTGCAGACCGCCAGAGAGGCGAAGCAACTGTCTTAGATATTGGTGGAATGGATAACAAAGTTATAACAGTTAATGATGGAATTCCGGATAATTTCACTATGGGTGGAATCTGTGCGGGAGCATCAGGCCGGTTTTTAGAAATAACATCGCGAAGACTGGGCGTTGACATAAGTGAACTGGGAGGATTAGCCTTAAAAGGAAATTACAAGCACGCTCTCTTAAACAGTTACTGTATAGTGTTTGGTATTCAAGATCTAGTTACTTCACTTGCTGCTGGAGGTACAAAGGCAGATGTGGCTGCTGCTGCATGTTATTCTGTTGCAGAACAGGTTTATGAGCAGCAACTTCAAGAAATTGACGTTCGTGAGCCTCTGATTCAAGTTGGAGGAACATCACTTATAGAAGGTCTTGTAGATGCTGTAAGCACTGTTCTGGGCGGTATTGAAATTATTGTGCCTGAAAACTCACAATATATCGGTGCTGTTGGTGCGGCATTATTAGTATCTGGTTTAGGGAAAAAATAG
- the mtnA gene encoding S-methyl-5-thioribose-1-phosphate isomerase — MKTMLWKDNQLLLIDQTKLPDEITYFTCKNYQDVIYAIKTMVVRGAPAIGVAAAFGMTLAELAGEDLQKAADEIKAARPTAVNLFWAVDRVLKSDNALDEALKMYDEDIETNKSIGKHGAAVIGDGDTILTHCNAGALACVDYGTALGVIRAAFHEGKKIKVICDETRPFCQGAKLSVFEMQQEKIPVKLIVDSAAGRMMQEGKVNKVVIGADRVAKGGVANKIGSLMVALAAKRFNVPFYVAAPKSTFDFENSIYDTEIEERNPKEVLYFRECRVAPEGTDVENPSFDIVPSDLITGIITEEGILKPF, encoded by the coding sequence ATGAAAACTATGCTTTGGAAAGACAATCAACTTTTACTCATCGATCAAACAAAATTACCTGATGAAATCACTTATTTCACCTGTAAAAACTATCAAGATGTAATTTACGCCATTAAAACCATGGTAGTTCGTGGCGCACCTGCAATAGGTGTAGCTGCTGCCTTTGGAATGACACTTGCAGAGTTAGCGGGTGAAGACCTCCAAAAAGCTGCAGATGAAATTAAAGCAGCACGTCCCACTGCAGTAAATCTGTTCTGGGCAGTAGACAGAGTGCTCAAATCTGATAATGCACTTGATGAAGCTTTAAAAATGTACGATGAAGACATAGAAACCAATAAATCCATTGGAAAACACGGCGCTGCAGTTATTGGTGATGGCGATACTATTTTAACTCATTGCAACGCTGGTGCATTGGCCTGCGTTGATTATGGAACAGCTTTAGGTGTTATAAGAGCTGCATTCCATGAAGGTAAAAAAATTAAAGTGATATGTGATGAAACACGGCCATTTTGCCAAGGAGCAAAGCTCAGTGTCTTTGAGATGCAACAAGAAAAAATTCCAGTTAAATTGATTGTGGATAGCGCTGCAGGACGCATGATGCAGGAAGGAAAAGTAAATAAAGTCGTAATTGGTGCAGATAGAGTTGCAAAAGGCGGCGTTGCAAATAAAATAGGGTCTTTAATGGTTGCACTTGCTGCAAAACGGTTTAATGTGCCATTTTATGTGGCAGCACCAAAAAGTACATTTGATTTTGAAAATTCAATATATGATACTGAAATTGAAGAGCGCAACCCTAAAGAAGTGTTATATTTTAGAGAATGCCGTGTTGCGCCTGAAGGAACTGAC